Proteins encoded within one genomic window of Macaca thibetana thibetana isolate TM-01 chromosome 3, ASM2454274v1, whole genome shotgun sequence:
- the LOC126950743 gene encoding 60S ribosomal protein L7a-like → MDRQTATQLLKLAHKYRPETKQEKKQRLLARAEKKAAGKGDVPTKRPPVLRAGVNTITTLVENKKAQLVVTAHDVDPIEPVVFLPALCCKMGVPYCIIKGKARLGRLVHRKTCTTVAFTQVNSEDKGALAKLVEAIRTNYNDRYDEIRHPWGGNVLGPKSVARIAKLEKAKAKELATKLG, encoded by the coding sequence ATGGACCGCCAAACAGCTACTCAGCTGCTTAAGCTGGCCCACAAGTACAGACCAGagacaaagcaagagaagaagcagaggctGTTGGCCCGGGCCGAGAAGAAAGCTGCTGGCAAAGGGGATGTCCCCACTAAGAGACCACCTGTCCTTCGAGCAGGAGTTAACACCATCACCACCTTGGTGGAGAACAAGAAGGCTCAGCTGGTGGTGACTGCACATGACGTGGATCCCATCGAGCCGGTTGTCTTCTTGCCTGCCCTGTGTTGTAAAATGGGGGTCCCTTACTGCATTATCAAGGGGAAGGCCAGACTGGGCCGTCTAGTCCACAGGAAGACCTGCACCACTGTCGCCTTCACACAGGTGAACTCGGAAGACAAAGGCGCTTTGGCTAAGCTGGTGGAAGCTATCAGGACCAATTACAACGACAGATACGATGAGATCCGCCATCCCTGGGGCGGCAATGTCCTGGGTCCCAAGTCTGTGGCTCGTATCGCCAAGCTCGAAAAGGCAAAGGCTAAAGAACTTGCCACTAAGCTGGGTTAA